The following proteins come from a genomic window of Methylorubrum populi:
- a CDS encoding RNA-guided endonuclease InsQ/TnpB family protein has product MLRVQAYRFVLRPDGAQERLMRRSCGARRYVFNKALALQKERYAAGGKHLSYADLCKHLTAWKADPATAWLKEVHSQVLQQALKDLDHAYRNFFEGRAELPRFKRKGKDDAFRHPQKVELDQPNGRIRVPKLGWMRYRASRAVEGAVGQVTVSLKAGKWHVSVQTEREVEKPVHPSTTLVGIDVGVTRFATLSDGTVIEPANAFRKAEAALAKAQRAMARKTKFSRNWRKAKAKVQRVQARIARIRSDFLHKASTTVSKNHAVVCVEDLDVRAMTASAAGTVEEPGVNVRQKAGLNKAILDQGWGEFRRQVGYKQEWLGGWLLPVPAPNTSRTCPECGHVAAENRPSQAVFRCVACGYAAHADDVASVNIARAGYARLACGETSPVRASAQEPTEAGPALAA; this is encoded by the coding sequence GTGCTTCGCGTCCAGGCATACCGGTTCGTCCTCCGGCCCGACGGCGCGCAGGAACGGCTCATGCGCCGCTCCTGCGGCGCGCGCCGCTACGTCTTCAACAAGGCCCTCGCCCTGCAGAAGGAACGGTACGCCGCCGGCGGGAAGCACCTCTCCTATGCCGACCTCTGCAAGCATCTCACCGCCTGGAAGGCCGACCCCGCCACCGCCTGGCTCAAGGAGGTGCACAGCCAGGTCCTGCAGCAGGCGCTCAAGGACCTCGACCACGCCTACCGCAACTTCTTCGAGGGGCGGGCCGAGCTCCCGCGCTTCAAGAGGAAGGGCAAGGACGACGCCTTCCGCCACCCGCAGAAGGTCGAGCTCGACCAGCCGAACGGGCGCATCCGCGTGCCCAAGCTCGGCTGGATGCGCTACCGCGCCTCCCGCGCCGTCGAGGGCGCGGTCGGGCAGGTCACCGTCTCGCTGAAGGCCGGCAAGTGGCACGTCTCGGTCCAGACCGAGCGCGAGGTCGAGAAGCCGGTCCACCCGTCGACGACGCTTGTCGGCATCGACGTCGGCGTGACGCGTTTCGCCACGCTGTCCGACGGCACCGTCATCGAACCGGCGAACGCGTTCCGCAAGGCCGAGGCGGCGCTCGCGAAGGCGCAGCGGGCGATGGCCCGCAAGACCAAGTTCAGTAGGAACTGGAGGAAGGCGAAGGCGAAGGTACAACGGGTCCAGGCACGCATCGCCCGCATCCGCTCCGACTTCCTGCACAAGGCCTCGACGACCGTCAGCAAGAACCACGCGGTGGTCTGCGTCGAGGACCTGGACGTGCGGGCGATGACGGCGAGCGCGGCCGGGACGGTCGAGGAGCCGGGCGTGAACGTCCGTCAGAAGGCGGGGCTGAACAAGGCGATCCTGGACCAGGGGTGGGGCGAGTTCCGCCGGCAGGTCGGGTACAAGCAGGAATGGCTCGGCGGCTGGCTGCTGCCGGTGCCGGCTCCGAACACGAGCCGGACGTGCCCGGAATGCGGGCACGTGGCGGCGGAAAACCGCCCGAGCCAGGCCGTGTTCCGGTGCGTGGCGTGCGGGTACGCGGCGCACGCGGACGACGTGGCGTCGGTCAACATCGCAAGGGCGGGGTACGCCCGGCTAGCCTGCGGAGAGACTTCGCCCGTTCGGGCGTCGGCCCAGGAACCCACCGAGGCGGGTCCGGCCCTCGCGGCCTGA
- a CDS encoding FixH family protein: MTGREGFSAADQEGRRPAGMGAWLLLGFVLIVGAVAGAGAGYGLARGAWVIPGAVAARLPEPVAAWLPKGAPLMPPDLKDYSFELLDPETKSGEATLRVRLLDKRAGKPVADALVYARRLDMAPDGMPTMTGKMKPEASPEAGIYAFRANLSMEGRWRLSLAAKVPGKTGTVQDQLVLRAVE; encoded by the coding sequence ATGACGGGACGGGAAGGATTTTCCGCCGCTGACCAGGAGGGGCGCCGGCCGGCCGGAATGGGCGCATGGCTCCTGCTCGGGTTCGTCCTCATCGTAGGAGCCGTGGCGGGAGCCGGCGCCGGTTACGGGCTCGCGCGCGGCGCATGGGTCATTCCCGGCGCGGTCGCGGCACGGCTTCCGGAACCGGTCGCGGCGTGGCTGCCCAAGGGCGCGCCACTTATGCCCCCGGACCTCAAGGATTATTCCTTCGAGCTCCTGGATCCCGAGACTAAATCGGGCGAGGCGACACTCAGGGTGCGTCTGCTCGACAAGCGCGCCGGCAAGCCCGTGGCCGACGCGCTTGTCTACGCCCGCCGCCTCGACATGGCACCCGACGGGATGCCGACGATGACGGGTAAGATGAAGCCGGAGGCGAGCCCGGAGGCGGGCATCTACGCCTTCAGGGCCAATCTGTCGATGGAAGGCCGCTGGCGCCTCTCGCTGGCCGCGAAGGTACCGGGCAAGACCGGCACAGTCCAAGATCAACTCGTGCTCAGGGCCGTCGAGTGA
- a CDS encoding efflux RND transporter periplasmic adaptor subunit: MDQTTPIHLARRRDRAHPGGQAKAWAATLVLLPLAVGGGALAGLKAGEAGWPLPAWFPASVSGLLVGRDAKPAAAADAPVLYYRDPDGKAAYALAPARTPDGRAYLPVHVGEDVDFEPRPAAAKETEANATYAAPPGGGRKILYYRNPMGLPDTSPVPKKDSMGMDYLPVYEGEAEDGNTVKISPGKVQRTGVRTERAERRVVSRPVRVPGTVTLDERRVTVVATRSDAYVDHVENVTTGDRVRKGQPLVHVYSPEINAAAAQLIANPGFDGARRRLQNLNVSEEVINEMERTRKVPMAITWSAPRDGLVLQRTAIEGMKAAAGDTLFRIADISVMWVLAEVPEYDLGNVKVGQPVSVRVRSLPGRSFTGKVGLIYPQVNTQTRTTRVRIELPNPDGVLLPDMYADVEIGTGATKPVVAVPNDAVIDTGARQVVLVDKGEGRFEPREVKVGARGEGYTEIREGVQAGEQVVTAANFLIDAESNLKAALQSMAAPKPPAEPRAQAEEKPE, from the coding sequence ATGGACCAGACGACACCGATCCACCTGGCGCGGCGACGTGACCGCGCGCACCCGGGCGGCCAGGCGAAGGCGTGGGCCGCGACCCTCGTTCTCCTGCCCCTCGCCGTCGGCGGCGGCGCCCTCGCCGGGCTGAAGGCCGGCGAGGCGGGATGGCCCCTGCCGGCATGGTTCCCAGCCTCGGTCTCCGGTCTGCTCGTCGGTCGCGACGCGAAGCCGGCCGCGGCCGCGGATGCGCCCGTGCTCTACTACCGCGACCCCGACGGAAAGGCGGCTTACGCGCTCGCGCCGGCGAGGACGCCCGACGGACGCGCCTACCTTCCGGTGCATGTCGGCGAGGATGTCGACTTCGAGCCGCGGCCCGCGGCGGCGAAGGAGACCGAGGCGAACGCCACCTACGCCGCGCCCCCGGGTGGAGGCCGGAAGATCCTCTACTACCGGAACCCAATGGGCCTGCCCGACACCTCGCCGGTGCCGAAGAAGGACTCGATGGGGATGGACTACCTCCCCGTCTACGAGGGCGAGGCCGAGGACGGAAACACCGTCAAGATCTCGCCCGGCAAGGTCCAGCGCACCGGCGTGCGCACCGAGCGGGCCGAACGTCGCGTCGTCAGCCGACCGGTGCGGGTCCCCGGCACCGTCACGCTCGACGAGCGGCGCGTCACCGTCGTGGCGACACGCTCGGATGCCTACGTCGACCACGTCGAGAACGTGACGACGGGCGACCGGGTGCGGAAGGGCCAGCCCCTGGTCCACGTCTACTCGCCCGAGATCAACGCGGCCGCCGCCCAGCTCATCGCAAATCCCGGCTTCGACGGGGCGCGGCGGCGCCTGCAGAACCTGAACGTCTCGGAGGAGGTGATCAACGAGATGGAGCGGACCCGGAAGGTGCCGATGGCCATCACCTGGTCCGCGCCCCGGGACGGCCTCGTGCTGCAGCGCACCGCCATCGAGGGCATGAAGGCTGCGGCCGGCGACACCCTGTTCCGGATCGCCGACATCTCGGTGATGTGGGTGCTGGCCGAGGTGCCCGAGTACGACCTCGGCAATGTCAAGGTCGGCCAGCCCGTCAGCGTGCGCGTGCGCTCGCTACCCGGGCGCAGCTTCACCGGCAAGGTCGGGCTGATCTACCCGCAGGTGAACACGCAAACCCGCACCACCCGCGTGCGCATCGAGTTGCCGAACCCCGACGGGGTACTGCTGCCCGACATGTACGCCGACGTCGAGATCGGGACCGGGGCGACGAAGCCCGTCGTCGCAGTCCCGAACGATGCCGTCATCGACACGGGCGCGCGCCAGGTCGTGCTCGTGGACAAGGGCGAGGGTCGCTTCGAGCCGCGCGAGGTCAAGGTCGGCGCCCGCGGCGAGGGCTACACCGAGATCCGCGAGGGTGTGCAGGCCGGCGAGCAAGTCGTGACCGCGGCCAACTTCCTCATAGACGCCGAGAGCAACCTGAAGGCGGCGCTGCAGAGCATGGCCGCGCCCAAGCCCCCCGCCGAGCCCCGGGCGCAGGCCGAGGAGAAGCCAGAATGA
- a CDS encoding efflux RND transporter permease subunit has product MIARLIGWSARNLVLVLIGTVFAVAAGLYSVRTLPLDAIPDLSDVQTIVYTEYPGQAPQVVEDQVTYPLTTAMLTVPRSKVVRGFSFFGVSFVYVIFEDGTDPYWARSRVLEYLSAAGKRLPAGVTPTLGPDATGVGWVYQYAIVAKQQTLAELRSLQDWVVRFGASRAEGVAEVAGVGGFVKQYNVVVDPNRLRAQGISLSRLRDAIRSSNADVGGRTVELSEFEFMVRGRGYLRSVSDIENIVLKTEAGTPLRVRDIARVELGPDERRGITELNGEGEVAGGIILQRFGANALTVIEGAKAKLAEVAKSLPAGTEILAVYDRSQLIEAAIDTLKHTLVEESVIVALVCIVFLAHLRSALVAILMLPVGILMALGAMHLLGIGANIMSLGGIAIAVGAMIDAAIVMIENAHKHLERAPPGKPRVEILVEAAAEVGPSLFFSLLVITVSFLPIFTLESQEGRLFGPLAFTKTFAMAAAALLSVTLVPALMVLFVRGRIIPEHRNPLNRLLIWVYRPVIKVVLRAKVLTILLAVAALGLTLWPARQLGSEFMPDLNEGTLMYMPTTLPGISVTQAGELLATQDRIIKSFPEVASVYGKAGRASTATDPAPTEMFETIITLKPKAEWRPGVTLASLKAEMDRALQFPGVSNAWTQPIRARIDMLSTGIRTPVGIKVYGTDLAEMEKVARQIEAVVRNVPGTSSAYAERVIGGYFLDITPDREALGRYGLTVGDVQDVIATALGGESVTNTVEGRERYTVNVRYPRAFRSDPQAIATEVQVPLPAGGTVPLGEVAKVQLTRGPTSIRTENGQLAVYIFVDITGRDLGGYVAEARDAVDKEVQLAPGTSVQWSGQFEYLERAEARLKIVVPVTLLVIFLLLYLNFRRLTETLIVMLSLPFALVGGVWLMWWMGFNMSVAVAVGFIALAGVAAETGVIMLVYLDHAWDERRAAALAAGRETTRADLYQAIMVGAVERVRPKMMTVVAIMAGLLPILWSTGAGSEIMQRIAVPMIGGMVSSTVLTLVVIPAIYGLVKERRPTLRQERRAAVHAGLPRAAE; this is encoded by the coding sequence ATGATCGCGCGCCTCATCGGCTGGTCGGCCCGCAACCTCGTCCTGGTGCTGATCGGGACCGTCTTCGCGGTGGCGGCCGGTCTCTATAGCGTGCGCACCCTGCCGCTCGACGCCATCCCGGACCTCTCGGACGTGCAGACCATCGTCTACACCGAGTACCCGGGGCAAGCGCCCCAGGTCGTCGAGGACCAGGTCACCTACCCGCTGACCACCGCCATGCTCACGGTGCCGCGGTCAAAGGTGGTGCGCGGCTTCTCGTTCTTCGGGGTCTCGTTCGTCTACGTGATCTTCGAGGACGGCACCGATCCGTACTGGGCGCGCTCGCGCGTGCTGGAATACCTGAGCGCGGCCGGCAAGCGCCTGCCGGCCGGGGTGACGCCGACGCTCGGGCCCGACGCGACGGGGGTGGGCTGGGTCTACCAGTACGCCATCGTGGCCAAGCAGCAGACGCTCGCCGAGCTGCGCTCGCTGCAGGACTGGGTCGTCCGCTTCGGCGCCTCGCGCGCCGAGGGGGTGGCCGAGGTAGCGGGCGTCGGCGGCTTCGTGAAGCAGTACAACGTCGTCGTCGACCCGAACCGGCTGCGCGCCCAGGGTATCAGCCTCAGCAGGCTCCGGGACGCCATCCGGTCGAGCAACGCCGACGTCGGCGGCCGCACGGTCGAACTCTCCGAGTTCGAGTTCATGGTGCGTGGGCGCGGCTACCTCAGAAGCGTCTCCGACATCGAGAACATCGTCCTGAAGACGGAGGCCGGCACCCCGCTGCGGGTGCGGGACATCGCCCGGGTCGAGCTCGGGCCGGACGAGCGGCGCGGCATCACCGAGCTGAACGGCGAGGGCGAGGTCGCCGGCGGCATCATCCTGCAGCGCTTCGGCGCCAACGCCCTCACCGTCATCGAGGGCGCCAAGGCGAAGCTCGCGGAGGTCGCGAAAAGCCTGCCGGCGGGCACCGAGATCTTGGCGGTCTACGACCGCTCGCAGCTGATCGAGGCGGCCATCGACACCTTGAAGCACACGCTCGTCGAGGAGAGCGTCATCGTGGCGCTCGTCTGCATCGTGTTCTTGGCTCACCTGCGCAGCGCGCTGGTGGCCATCCTGATGCTGCCGGTCGGCATCCTGATGGCGTTGGGCGCCATGCATCTCCTCGGGATCGGCGCCAACATCATGAGCCTGGGCGGCATCGCCATCGCGGTCGGGGCCATGATCGACGCCGCCATCGTCATGATCGAGAACGCCCACAAGCACCTGGAGCGGGCGCCGCCGGGCAAGCCCCGGGTCGAGATCCTGGTCGAAGCGGCGGCCGAGGTCGGCCCGTCGCTGTTCTTCTCCCTCCTCGTGATCACGGTGAGCTTCCTGCCGATCTTCACCCTGGAGAGCCAGGAGGGGCGGCTGTTCGGGCCGCTCGCCTTCACCAAGACCTTCGCGATGGCCGCCGCGGCGCTCCTGTCGGTCACCCTGGTGCCGGCCCTGATGGTGCTGTTCGTGCGCGGGCGCATCATCCCCGAGCACCGCAACCCGCTGAACCGGCTGCTGATCTGGGTCTACCGCCCGGTCATCAAGGTCGTGCTGAGGGCCAAGGTGCTGACCATCCTGCTGGCGGTGGCGGCGCTCGGCCTGACCCTCTGGCCGGCCCGCCAGCTCGGCTCCGAGTTCATGCCGGACCTGAACGAGGGCACCCTGATGTACATGCCCACGACCTTGCCGGGCATCTCGGTGACCCAGGCCGGGGAGCTGCTGGCGACCCAGGACCGCATCATCAAGTCCTTCCCGGAGGTGGCTTCGGTCTACGGCAAGGCGGGGCGTGCCTCGACGGCGACGGACCCGGCCCCCACCGAGATGTTCGAGACGATCATCACCCTCAAACCGAAGGCGGAGTGGCGTCCCGGCGTGACGCTGGCGAGCCTCAAGGCCGAGATGGACAGGGCCCTGCAGTTCCCCGGGGTGTCGAATGCCTGGACGCAGCCGATCCGAGCCCGCATCGACATGCTCTCGACCGGCATCCGCACGCCGGTCGGCATCAAGGTCTACGGCACCGACCTGGCCGAGATGGAGAAGGTCGCCCGACAGATCGAGGCGGTCGTGCGCAACGTGCCGGGCACGTCGAGCGCCTACGCCGAGCGGGTCATCGGCGGCTACTTCCTCGACATCACCCCGGACCGCGAGGCGCTCGGGCGCTACGGCCTGACGGTCGGGGACGTGCAGGACGTCATCGCGACGGCGCTGGGCGGCGAGAGCGTCACGAACACGGTCGAGGGCCGCGAGCGCTACACCGTCAACGTGCGGTACCCCCGCGCCTTCCGTTCGGATCCGCAAGCCATCGCCACCGAGGTGCAGGTGCCGTTGCCGGCCGGCGGCACGGTGCCGCTCGGCGAGGTGGCCAAGGTGCAGCTGACCCGGGGGCCGACCTCGATCCGCACCGAGAACGGGCAGCTCGCCGTCTACATCTTCGTCGACATAACCGGGCGCGATCTCGGCGGCTACGTCGCCGAGGCCCGGGACGCGGTCGACAAGGAGGTCCAGCTCGCGCCGGGCACGAGCGTCCAGTGGAGCGGCCAGTTCGAGTACCTGGAGCGGGCGGAGGCGCGGCTGAAGATCGTGGTGCCCGTGACGCTGCTCGTCATCTTCCTGCTCCTCTACCTGAACTTCCGGCGCCTGACCGAGACGCTGATCGTCATGCTGTCCCTGCCCTTCGCCCTCGTGGGCGGCGTCTGGCTGATGTGGTGGATGGGCTTCAACATGTCGGTGGCGGTGGCGGTCGGCTTCATCGCGCTCGCCGGCGTCGCCGCGGAGACCGGCGTGATCATGCTGGTCTACCTCGACCATGCCTGGGACGAGCGTCGGGCCGCGGCCCTCGCCGCCGGGCGGGAGACCACGCGCGCGGACCTGTACCAAGCCATCATGGTGGGGGCGGTCGAGCGGGTGCGCCCGAAGATGATGACGGTCGTCGCCATCATGGCGGGCCTGCTGCCCATCCTGTGGAGCACCGGCGCGGGGTCGGAGATCATGCAGCGCATCGCGGTGCCGATGATCGGCGGCATGGTCTCCTCGACCGTGCTGACCCTCGTCGTGATCCCGGCCATCTACGGGCTGGTGAAGGAACGGAGGCCGACGCTTCGGCAGGAGCGGCGGGCCGCCGTGCACGCGGGCCTCCCCCGGGCCGCCGAGTGA